The proteins below are encoded in one region of Pseudonocardia sp. DSM 110487:
- a CDS encoding nuclear transport factor 2 family protein, producing the protein MDVSDIVLSPAPADVVRRQYLASAAGDLEALRATLAPDVEWTEMAGFPLAGTYRTPDGVTSNVMEALAGEWDDWTAHDDTYVVDGENVVVLARYTAINKATRKAIDVRVAHHFVVRGGLIVRFEQFVDTALVREAMAD; encoded by the coding sequence ATGGACGTGTCCGACATCGTGCTCTCCCCCGCTCCGGCCGATGTGGTGCGCCGCCAGTACCTCGCCTCAGCAGCCGGCGACCTGGAAGCGCTGCGCGCCACCCTCGCCCCCGACGTCGAGTGGACCGAGATGGCCGGCTTCCCCCTCGCCGGCACCTACCGCACGCCCGACGGCGTCACATCGAACGTGATGGAAGCGCTCGCCGGGGAATGGGACGACTGGACCGCCCATGACGACACCTACGTCGTCGACGGCGAGAACGTCGTCGTCCTCGCCCGCTACACGGCGATCAACAAGGCGACGCGCAAGGCGATCGACGTGCGCGTCGCCCACCACTTCGTCGTACGTGGAGGCCTCATCGTCCGCTTCGAGCAGTTCGTCGACACCGCGCTCGTCCGCGAAGCCATGGCCGACTGA
- a CDS encoding DUF4328 domain-containing protein — MHPAERPVAGQVQPTPLHGLSTAASGAVWVTAVGSILMAASTSTFGWYQSSAQAQLGMVLMGGGLLLSLIGQAVAGILVIVWLTRARANADALYVARHRLAAGWAIGGWFIPIGNLFLPVVVVLDLVKASNPTGQPLPQVWMWWAGWIGGSLAAPIGIAVTLASDPLTRRGPAALMLFLVLAAVLYTSAAFAFRSIAKNLANWQDERMAQVNY, encoded by the coding sequence ATGCACCCCGCGGAACGCCCAGTTGCCGGACAGGTCCAGCCCACGCCGTTGCACGGTCTGTCCACCGCGGCATCTGGTGCGGTGTGGGTGACTGCCGTCGGCTCGATCCTGATGGCCGCATCCACGTCGACCTTCGGGTGGTACCAGTCGAGCGCGCAGGCTCAGCTCGGAATGGTCCTCATGGGCGGAGGCCTGTTGCTCAGCCTCATCGGGCAGGCGGTGGCCGGCATCCTCGTGATCGTGTGGCTCACCAGGGCCCGCGCGAACGCCGACGCCCTCTACGTTGCCCGGCACCGCCTGGCTGCCGGATGGGCGATCGGGGGCTGGTTCATCCCGATCGGCAACCTGTTCCTGCCCGTCGTCGTGGTGCTCGATCTCGTGAAGGCCAGCAACCCCACGGGGCAACCGCTCCCGCAGGTATGGATGTGGTGGGCGGGCTGGATCGGCGGCAGCCTCGCCGCACCGATCGGGATCGCCGTGACGCTGGCGAGTGACCCACTCACCCGGCGCGGGCCGGCCGCATTGATGCTCTTCCTCGTCCTCGCAGCTGTTCTCTACACATCGGCCGCGTTCGCCTTCAGGAGCATCGCGAAGAATCTGGCCAACTGGCAGGACGAGCGCATGGCGCAGGTCAACTACTAG
- a CDS encoding winged helix DNA-binding domain-containing protein, whose translation MQPAPFADAADVVGWFGGLQSQDYHPAKWALAQRLGPGVTDADLDRAFDEGVILRTHVLRPTWHFVAPADLRWLLELTAPRIHVLNTYAYRRGELDGPLLRRTTDLIADAVADGNHLTRTEIAALLARHGITAAGFRLGYILIHAELERMICSGPLRGKQHTYALLEERVPRAASLDREAALAELVHRFFTSHGPATAKDLAWWSSLTRVDIATGLSLAGDALESTDVDGITFWSAPGNARTPAPSPSVRLLQAYDEYIVGYTQSRYLLDLGDLAAVASGKPSLPNGVIVVDTQVAGRWKRTVRADTVVLDTVLCRPFDAAETAALHAAADKLGMFLGARAVVSASVL comes from the coding sequence GTGCAGCCGGCCCCGTTCGCCGACGCGGCCGACGTGGTCGGCTGGTTCGGCGGGTTGCAGTCTCAGGACTACCACCCGGCGAAGTGGGCGCTCGCCCAGCGGCTCGGCCCCGGCGTAACCGACGCAGACCTCGATCGCGCATTCGACGAGGGCGTCATCCTCCGCACGCACGTGCTACGCCCGACGTGGCACTTCGTGGCCCCCGCCGACCTGCGCTGGCTGCTGGAACTGACGGCGCCGCGGATCCACGTGCTCAACACCTATGCCTACCGGCGGGGTGAGCTCGACGGTCCGCTGCTGCGCCGCACCACGGACCTGATTGCCGACGCTGTCGCCGACGGGAACCACCTCACTCGCACCGAGATCGCGGCGTTGCTCGCCCGCCATGGCATTACCGCGGCGGGGTTCCGGCTCGGCTACATCCTCATCCACGCCGAACTGGAGCGGATGATCTGCAGCGGCCCGCTGCGGGGGAAACAGCACACGTACGCGCTGCTGGAGGAGCGGGTCCCGCGGGCGGCGAGCCTGGATCGCGAGGCGGCGCTGGCCGAGCTGGTCCACCGGTTCTTCACCAGCCATGGTCCGGCGACGGCGAAGGACCTGGCGTGGTGGTCCAGCCTCACGCGTGTCGACATCGCCACCGGGCTGTCGCTCGCCGGCGACGCACTGGAGAGCACCGACGTCGACGGCATCACCTTCTGGTCCGCGCCGGGAAACGCCCGCACGCCGGCCCCGTCCCCATCGGTGCGGTTGCTGCAGGCCTACGACGAGTACATCGTCGGCTACACCCAGAGCAGGTACCTGCTCGACCTCGGCGACCTGGCGGCCGTGGCATCGGGCAAGCCCTCATTGCCGAACGGTGTCATCGTGGTCGACACACAGGTGGCCGGCCGCTGGAAGCGTACGGTCCGGGCCGACACCGTCGTGCTCGATACGGTGCTGTGCCGGCCGTTCGATGCCGCTGAGACCGCCGCGCTGCACGCTGCGGCCGACAAGCTGGGGATGTTCCTGGGCGCACGCGCTGTCGTCTCGGCGAGTGTGCTGTGA
- a CDS encoding VOC family protein — MPLHRLSSLTIGVPDVATVAGYYADFGLEQVAPGRFATADGGEQLRLEYAPSRRLLALEIGVDDVEDLERAKRNLDRFGVPTQRAGGSLSAVEPVIGVRATLRVTPHLIQSPIPATPYNGPGRADRPNVRAPGILREGRVRPRKLGHVVIGSTDEEATRGFFTDGLGFKVSDRVPGLAAFMRCSTDHHNVLVNSAPVSFLHHTAWQVDDVDEVGRGASAMLEEHPERHVWGLGRHHVGSNFFWYLKDPAGNFSEYYSDLDEIIDDQLWNPETVEGARGMFNWGPPPPPSFIHPEDLAGLMTGAHSAG; from the coding sequence ATGCCGCTGCACCGACTCTCGTCCCTCACCATCGGTGTTCCCGACGTGGCCACCGTTGCCGGCTATTACGCCGACTTCGGCCTCGAGCAGGTGGCGCCCGGTCGGTTCGCCACCGCCGACGGCGGTGAGCAGCTGCGGCTGGAGTACGCGCCGTCGCGGCGGCTGCTGGCCCTCGAGATCGGGGTCGACGACGTCGAGGACCTGGAGCGGGCGAAGCGCAACCTCGACCGGTTCGGGGTGCCGACGCAGCGGGCGGGCGGCTCGTTGTCCGCCGTCGAGCCGGTCATCGGGGTGCGGGCAACCCTGCGCGTCACTCCACACCTGATCCAGTCACCGATCCCGGCCACCCCCTACAACGGGCCCGGTCGGGCCGATCGGCCCAACGTGCGCGCGCCCGGCATCCTGCGCGAGGGTCGGGTCCGTCCCCGCAAGCTGGGGCACGTGGTGATCGGCTCCACCGATGAGGAGGCGACCCGCGGTTTCTTCACCGACGGGCTCGGTTTCAAGGTCAGCGATCGCGTGCCCGGGCTCGCCGCGTTCATGCGCTGCTCCACCGACCACCACAACGTTCTGGTCAATTCCGCGCCGGTGAGCTTCCTGCACCACACCGCCTGGCAGGTCGATGACGTCGACGAGGTCGGCCGCGGCGCCTCGGCGATGCTCGAGGAGCATCCCGAGCGGCACGTGTGGGGTCTGGGGCGCCACCACGTCGGCTCGAACTTCTTCTGGTACCTCAAGGATCCCGCGGGCAACTTCTCGGAGTACTACTCCGACCTCGACGAGATCATCGACGACCAGCTCTGGAATCCCGAGACCGTCGAAGGCGCCCGCGGCATGTTCAACTGGGGGCCGCCACCCCCGCCGTCGTTCATCCATCCCGAAGATCTTGCGGGGCTGATGACCGGCGCGCACTCGGCCGGCTGA
- a CDS encoding fumarylacetoacetate hydrolase family protein: MRLASVSGRATVLAGADGGGDVRGVEVARASEGRFGPDVAALYPVWEAFREWAGSVDPAGGDPIDPAALGNPAPAPAQVFAIGLNYHDHAAEAGLQVTRGAVPPTFTKFPASLSGPFAPVALPSDKVDWEIELVAVIGRRAERVPAAEAWTYVAGLAVGQDYSERAVQMVGPAPQFSLAKSFPGFGPIGPWLVTPDELDDPDDLELVCEINGEQVQKGRTSAMVWSLPDLISVLSGVCPLRPGDVIFTGTPAGVGMARKPPWFLAAGDVVVSRIQGIGEIRQECLAGN; the protein is encoded by the coding sequence ATGCGACTGGCTTCGGTCTCGGGACGGGCGACGGTGCTGGCCGGCGCCGACGGGGGAGGCGACGTCCGCGGGGTCGAGGTCGCGCGGGCGAGCGAGGGCCGGTTCGGCCCCGACGTCGCCGCGCTCTACCCGGTGTGGGAGGCGTTCCGCGAGTGGGCCGGCTCGGTGGACCCGGCAGGCGGGGATCCGATCGACCCGGCAGCGCTCGGGAACCCGGCACCCGCACCGGCCCAGGTGTTCGCGATCGGCCTCAACTACCACGACCACGCCGCGGAGGCCGGCCTCCAGGTGACCCGCGGAGCCGTGCCGCCGACGTTCACGAAGTTCCCCGCCTCGTTGTCCGGGCCGTTCGCGCCCGTCGCGCTCCCGAGCGACAAGGTCGACTGGGAGATCGAGCTCGTCGCGGTGATCGGCCGGCGCGCGGAACGCGTTCCCGCGGCGGAAGCGTGGACATATGTCGCCGGGCTGGCCGTGGGGCAGGACTACTCGGAACGTGCAGTTCAGATGGTCGGGCCGGCCCCGCAGTTCTCCCTGGCGAAGTCCTTCCCCGGGTTCGGCCCGATCGGGCCGTGGCTGGTCACCCCGGACGAGCTGGACGATCCCGACGATCTCGAGCTGGTCTGCGAGATCAACGGCGAGCAGGTGCAGAAGGGCCGGACGTCGGCGATGGTTTGGTCGCTGCCCGACCTGATCTCGGTCCTGTCGGGCGTGTGCCCACTCCGGCCGGGTGACGTGATCTTCACCGGGACGCCGGCCGGGGTGGGCATGGCTCGCAAGCCTCCGTGGTTCCTGGCCGCAGGCGACGTCGTCGTCAGCCGCATCCAGGGCATCGGGGAGATCCGCCAGGAGTGCCTGGCCGGCAACTGA
- a CDS encoding SDR family oxidoreductase, with the protein MTTNRSTTLPVLVVGATGSLGGKVVDELLKSGKNVRALVRPTTDASRLESRGVEIARGDMLDLDSLVAAMNGADAVITTAAGYTRGGKNANDIDTLGNANLAEAAHRAGIRRFVLTSILTCDQTPDVPHFWHKKVAEDKLEQLGVPFVALRPGAFLEQIASMAGNPIDKGRLTWMGKSTVPLTFVHTSDLAAYLAAAVDAEVKDGERVDIGWDRPVSMREMADLMGSRAGKKIKVWAVPSPVTRAAGAVTGPFMPIVKDMAAMFGWFDTGRYVADPRRQEQLFGPVPTAEDALARLTDELGKAQHRD; encoded by the coding sequence ATGACCACCAACCGCTCCACCACCCTCCCGGTCCTCGTCGTCGGCGCGACCGGCTCCCTCGGGGGCAAGGTCGTCGACGAACTGCTCAAGAGCGGTAAGAACGTCCGCGCCCTGGTCCGGCCGACCACCGACGCGAGCAGGCTCGAAAGCCGGGGTGTCGAGATCGCCCGCGGCGACATGCTCGACCTCGACTCACTCGTCGCCGCCATGAACGGCGCCGACGCCGTCATCACCACCGCTGCCGGCTACACCCGCGGCGGCAAGAACGCGAACGACATCGACACCCTCGGCAACGCCAACCTCGCCGAGGCCGCCCACCGCGCCGGCATCAGGCGGTTCGTCCTGACCAGCATCCTCACCTGCGACCAGACGCCCGATGTCCCGCACTTCTGGCACAAGAAGGTCGCCGAGGACAAGCTCGAACAGCTCGGCGTCCCGTTCGTCGCACTGCGCCCGGGGGCGTTCCTCGAACAGATCGCGAGCATGGCGGGCAACCCGATCGACAAGGGCCGCCTGACGTGGATGGGCAAGAGCACCGTCCCGCTGACCTTCGTCCACACCTCCGATCTCGCGGCGTACCTGGCGGCCGCGGTCGACGCCGAGGTCAAGGACGGTGAGCGCGTCGACATCGGCTGGGACCGCCCGGTCAGCATGCGCGAGATGGCCGACCTGATGGGCAGCCGGGCCGGAAAGAAGATCAAGGTGTGGGCCGTCCCGTCCCCCGTCACCCGCGCCGCGGGGGCCGTCACCGGCCCCTTCATGCCGATCGTCAAGGACATGGCCGCGATGTTCGGGTGGTTCGACACCGGCCGCTACGTCGCCGACCCCCGTCGGCAGGAGCAGCTGTTCGGCCCCGTCCCCACCGCCGAGGACGCCCTCGCCCGGCTCACCGACGAGTTGGGCAAGGCGCAGCACCGGGACTGA
- a CDS encoding NADP-dependent oxidoreductase, protein MKAILFDRFGGTEVLHEADIEIPQPGPGQVRVRVEAAGVNALDGKIRSGAMQAVFPTPLPAIPGHEVAGVVDALGEGVQDVKVGDEVLGWSDTGSFAQYALATTVVPKPADLDWQRAVALPVAGATAERVLDLLGVASGETVLIHGAAGAVGTLAVQLAAARGARVIGTAGPANQDYLASLGATATHYGEGLVERVRALAPNGVDAVFDVAGKGPLEDSIALRGGTERIVTIADFRAHQLGITFSSSPRERSAARLAALAQDAATGKVVTTVTAYPLAQAATAQEVSDAGHVRGKLAITLD, encoded by the coding sequence ATGAAAGCCATCCTGTTCGACCGTTTCGGCGGCACGGAAGTGCTGCACGAGGCCGACATCGAGATCCCCCAGCCCGGCCCCGGGCAGGTCCGCGTCCGCGTCGAGGCGGCCGGCGTGAACGCGCTGGACGGCAAGATCCGCTCCGGGGCGATGCAGGCCGTGTTCCCGACGCCGCTGCCCGCCATCCCCGGTCACGAGGTCGCCGGCGTGGTGGACGCACTGGGTGAGGGCGTGCAGGACGTGAAGGTGGGCGACGAGGTGCTGGGCTGGTCGGACACCGGCTCATTCGCCCAGTACGCGCTGGCCACCACCGTGGTTCCCAAGCCCGCCGACCTCGACTGGCAGCGCGCGGTCGCGCTGCCGGTGGCGGGCGCGACGGCCGAGCGGGTCCTGGACCTGCTCGGTGTCGCCAGTGGGGAGACCGTGCTGATCCACGGCGCGGCCGGAGCGGTCGGAACCTTGGCGGTCCAGCTCGCCGCTGCCCGCGGAGCACGTGTCATCGGCACCGCCGGTCCCGCCAACCAGGATTACCTCGCCTCGCTCGGCGCCACCGCGACTCATTACGGGGAGGGCCTGGTCGAGCGGGTCAGGGCGCTCGCCCCCAACGGCGTGGACGCGGTGTTCGACGTGGCAGGGAAGGGCCCCCTCGAGGACTCCATCGCCCTGCGCGGCGGCACCGAACGCATCGTCACCATCGCCGACTTCCGCGCGCACCAGCTCGGCATCACCTTCTCCAGCAGTCCCCGGGAACGCTCGGCCGCCCGCCTGGCCGCCCTGGCCCAGGACGCCGCGACCGGCAAGGTCGTCACCACCGTCACCGCCTACCCGCTGGCCCAGGCCGCCACGGCCCAGGAGGTCAGCGACGCCGGGCATGTCCGGGGCAAGCTCGCAATAACTCTCGATTGA
- a CDS encoding alpha/beta hydrolase: MDRAAAAIAAAQRPIALVGGGARRSGAGGVLGELLDRTGLPAVTTLNGSWSPTTYPRRPPVRHAFDPELAPIVEMLPTLAWDDPAAFRRQATEFAAAWQRPETAVPVEVRDAAVPGPAGAPEVPVRIYVPKTGQDEGAYGALVYFHGGGWMGGDVAGNDGMTYTFAVESGAVVVSVDYRLAPEHPFPAGLEDCFAAFGWTVENAAELGIDPERIAVGGDSAGANLAAGVSLMARDRGGPTPCFQLLRIPAVDDRLDTPSMAELTDTPIIKASDLPIVWDSYLGGPGRRGGPDVSPYAAPARAEDLAGLPPAYVCVSEFDPLRDEGIAYAQRLVQAGVPTELHLFPGTFHGSFALPGAEISHRMNAEAITVIQRGLQIEQP; encoded by the coding sequence GTGGACCGCGCGGCTGCCGCAATCGCCGCGGCCCAGCGGCCCATCGCGCTCGTCGGCGGCGGAGCCCGGCGCTCGGGCGCGGGCGGCGTCCTCGGTGAGCTGCTCGACCGCACCGGGCTACCCGCGGTCACCACGCTGAACGGCAGTTGGTCACCCACTACCTATCCAAGGAGACCCCCAGTGCGCCATGCCTTTGATCCAGAGCTCGCCCCGATCGTGGAGATGCTCCCCACCCTCGCGTGGGACGACCCCGCAGCGTTCCGCCGGCAGGCCACCGAGTTCGCCGCGGCCTGGCAGCGCCCTGAGACGGCCGTTCCCGTGGAGGTACGGGACGCGGCGGTACCGGGCCCGGCAGGCGCACCGGAGGTGCCCGTGAGGATCTACGTTCCCAAGACCGGTCAGGACGAGGGAGCGTACGGCGCGCTCGTCTATTTCCACGGTGGCGGCTGGATGGGCGGTGATGTCGCCGGGAATGACGGCATGACGTACACCTTCGCCGTCGAGTCGGGGGCGGTCGTGGTGTCCGTCGACTACCGCCTGGCCCCTGAGCACCCCTTCCCGGCCGGGCTCGAGGACTGCTTCGCGGCCTTCGGATGGACGGTCGAGAACGCCGCGGAACTGGGCATCGACCCCGAGCGGATCGCGGTCGGCGGCGACAGCGCCGGCGCCAACCTCGCGGCCGGCGTGAGCCTGATGGCCCGCGACCGGGGCGGGCCGACGCCGTGCTTCCAGCTCCTGCGCATCCCGGCCGTCGACGACCGCCTCGACACCCCGTCCATGGCCGAACTCACCGACACGCCGATCATCAAGGCGTCCGACCTGCCGATCGTGTGGGACTCCTACCTGGGCGGCCCGGGGCGTCGGGGCGGCCCCGACGTCTCCCCCTACGCCGCACCGGCCCGCGCCGAGGACCTCGCCGGCCTCCCGCCCGCCTACGTCTGCGTCAGCGAGTTCGACCCGCTGCGCGACGAGGGCATCGCCTACGCCCAGCGCCTCGTCCAGGCCGGTGTACCCACCGAACTCCACCTCTTCCCCGGCACTTTCCACGGTTCCTTCGCCCTCCCCGGGGCGGAGATCAGCCACCGGATGAACGCCGAGGCGATCACTGTGATCCAGCGCGGCCTGCAGATCGAACAACCCTGA
- a CDS encoding heme-binding protein, whose amino-acid sequence MSYETARRLLEAAVGAAREAGMPATIVVSDVAGEPIAIARTDGAGLLTMKVAADKAWTAANAGASTEQVHTFVTSDPAALASMPAVPRFSLVGGGLPITAGGRVIGAIGVSGGTSAQDVAVARAALDSLGEL is encoded by the coding sequence GTGAGCTACGAGACGGCTCGGCGACTGCTCGAGGCCGCTGTCGGAGCCGCACGCGAAGCCGGTATGCCGGCGACCATCGTCGTCAGCGATGTCGCCGGTGAGCCGATCGCGATCGCGCGCACTGACGGCGCCGGCCTGCTGACCATGAAGGTGGCGGCCGACAAGGCCTGGACGGCCGCCAATGCCGGTGCTTCCACCGAACAGGTGCACACGTTCGTCACATCGGACCCGGCTGCGCTGGCGTCCATGCCGGCAGTGCCCAGGTTCAGCCTTGTCGGCGGCGGTCTTCCCATCACCGCCGGCGGGCGCGTGATCGGTGCGATCGGCGTGAGCGGCGGCACCAGCGCTCAGGATGTGGCCGTGGCCCGCGCCGCGCTCGACTCCCTCGGGGAGCTGTAG
- a CDS encoding CocE/NonD family hydrolase — MFGVDWRTSPRQYDVRVERGVRIVMDDGVELDAQVYRPDSDGRFPALLGVHAYDAAMQTAHSHPRAMNPANAQAEAGDPYFYARRGYVHVIVNARGTGASGGRYSHYGSRDVDDAVAVIEWMATQPWCTGAVGMFGVSYFAVVAKQVAARDPEPLKAVFAPFGYTDFYRDKFYHGGILARNFLTSWSKHLANARIEGWSKNALGEQEYARRLEQLRADPDITAVPELAAALAAPDANAHPLIIDVLMNPQDGPYWHERNPDLMAIRVPIVLGACWAMYGLHLPGEFRAWKQIDAPKKLIVGPPIYLDRPVYQYAEQSLRWFDHWLKGNDTGYLDEPPVQLFLPGHDGKGSWLDAHEWPLPHTTWHSFYLHRDGLLSEHEHWPFEGASGYEDNTYNDRGAVTFTTPALVERTEVVGPATATVYAATTDDELLLFLSLWVVDADGSRHLLTRGWLRGTLREVDEARSEPWLREHPYTNPKPVTPDAVHRYEISLAPTAYVFTPGQRIQLQISSADLEQPEKVLDMVAQGHLLRRSPSWISILHDAEHPSELSLPITDGNRIGTYMSAGT, encoded by the coding sequence GTGTTCGGCGTCGACTGGCGAACGTCGCCACGACAGTACGACGTGCGCGTCGAGCGAGGCGTGCGCATCGTGATGGACGACGGCGTCGAGCTCGACGCGCAGGTGTACCGGCCGGACTCCGACGGCCGCTTCCCGGCCCTGCTCGGGGTGCACGCCTACGACGCCGCCATGCAGACCGCGCACTCGCACCCTCGCGCGATGAACCCGGCGAACGCTCAGGCCGAGGCAGGCGACCCCTACTTCTACGCCCGGCGCGGGTACGTCCATGTGATCGTCAACGCGCGCGGGACCGGCGCCTCGGGCGGCCGCTACTCACACTACGGATCGCGCGATGTCGACGACGCGGTCGCCGTCATCGAGTGGATGGCGACCCAACCGTGGTGCACGGGCGCTGTCGGGATGTTCGGCGTGTCCTACTTCGCCGTCGTGGCGAAGCAGGTCGCGGCCCGCGACCCGGAACCGCTCAAGGCCGTGTTCGCGCCGTTCGGCTACACCGATTTCTACCGCGACAAGTTCTACCACGGGGGCATCCTCGCCCGTAACTTCCTCACGTCGTGGAGCAAGCACCTGGCCAACGCCCGCATCGAGGGATGGAGCAAGAACGCGCTCGGCGAACAGGAGTACGCCCGCCGGTTGGAGCAGCTGCGCGCCGACCCGGACATCACAGCCGTGCCCGAGCTCGCGGCCGCGCTCGCCGCGCCGGACGCGAACGCGCACCCGTTGATCATCGACGTGCTGATGAACCCGCAGGACGGCCCCTACTGGCACGAACGCAACCCCGACCTCATGGCCATCCGGGTGCCCATCGTGCTGGGCGCCTGCTGGGCCATGTACGGCTTGCACCTGCCCGGCGAGTTCCGGGCATGGAAGCAGATCGACGCACCCAAGAAGTTGATCGTCGGGCCGCCGATCTACCTCGACCGACCGGTCTACCAGTACGCGGAGCAGTCACTGCGCTGGTTCGACCACTGGCTCAAGGGCAACGACACCGGTTACCTCGACGAGCCACCCGTGCAGCTGTTCCTGCCCGGCCACGACGGCAAGGGCTCTTGGCTCGACGCCCACGAGTGGCCCCTGCCGCACACCACGTGGCACAGCTTCTACCTCCACCGCGACGGGCTGCTGTCCGAACACGAGCACTGGCCATTCGAAGGCGCGTCCGGCTACGAGGACAACACGTACAACGACCGTGGCGCCGTCACCTTCACCACGCCCGCTCTGGTCGAACGCACCGAAGTGGTCGGGCCGGCGACCGCGACGGTGTACGCGGCCACCACCGACGACGAGCTGTTGCTGTTCCTCTCGTTGTGGGTGGTCGACGCCGACGGGAGCCGCCACCTGCTCACCCGGGGTTGGCTCCGCGGAACTCTGCGCGAGGTGGACGAGGCCCGATCCGAACCCTGGCTGCGCGAGCACCCCTACACCAACCCCAAACCCGTGACCCCTGACGCGGTGCACCGCTACGAGATCTCGCTGGCGCCGACCGCCTATGTGTTCACCCCCGGCCAGCGCATCCAGCTCCAGATCAGCTCCGCCGACCTCGAACAACCCGAGAAGGTCCTCGACATGGTCGCTCAGGGCCATCTACTCAGGCGCAGTCCCTCCTGGATCAGCATCCTGCACGACGCCGAACACCCGTCCGAACTGTCGCTTCCCATCACCGATGGCAACCGCATCGGCACCTACATGTCCGCCGGAACCTGA
- a CDS encoding LLM class flavin-dependent oxidoreductase has protein sequence MVTPWLFDVFNYPWSPDATKFDTDATQDLFDWHLESWELAERAGFEGVFFSEHHYTPYALSPSPNLLVAAIAQRTERLRLGVMANIVPMHNPRRLAEEFAMLDYLTHGRLEIGLGRGVDEREFAREGIPLKETRPRFQEGLRLIEEMLSKPVFTHTGEYANFEEETSIWPQPRQPMSTRPPIWITALSPETIDWCAQQGYRISTAFQPTEKLRAVHDRYRAAAHKAGNAAGPESVMVLRNVFVAETDEEARAIAEPALNHMFGLYKESVVWKDIENTVPEGYNTEFYQSFFRPFAGSGPVDWQTLVDLGIFIVGSPSTVRDTLLKQAHEIGSSNLLMWGSFGILTKEQTLTSYELIGREVIPALREETIE, from the coding sequence ATGGTCACACCCTGGCTGTTCGACGTCTTCAACTACCCCTGGTCCCCTGACGCCACGAAATTCGATACCGATGCCACCCAAGATCTTTTCGACTGGCACCTCGAATCGTGGGAGCTGGCCGAGCGTGCCGGATTCGAGGGGGTGTTCTTCAGCGAACACCACTACACCCCCTACGCCTTGAGCCCATCACCCAATCTTCTGGTCGCCGCGATCGCCCAGCGCACTGAGAGACTCAGGCTCGGCGTCATGGCGAACATCGTGCCGATGCACAACCCGCGACGGCTGGCCGAAGAGTTCGCGATGCTGGACTACCTCACCCACGGGCGGCTCGAGATCGGCCTCGGCCGGGGCGTCGATGAACGGGAGTTCGCCCGCGAAGGGATCCCGCTGAAGGAAACGCGACCGCGCTTCCAAGAAGGTCTGCGCCTGATCGAAGAGATGCTCTCGAAGCCGGTCTTCACCCACACCGGCGAGTACGCGAACTTCGAGGAGGAGACGTCGATCTGGCCGCAACCGCGGCAACCCATGTCGACGCGCCCTCCGATCTGGATCACCGCGCTGAGTCCGGAGACCATCGACTGGTGCGCCCAGCAGGGCTACCGCATCTCCACCGCTTTCCAGCCCACCGAGAAACTGCGTGCCGTACACGACAGGTATCGTGCTGCCGCGCACAAGGCGGGGAACGCCGCAGGGCCGGAAAGCGTGATGGTGCTCAGGAATGTCTTCGTCGCGGAAACCGACGAGGAGGCCCGCGCCATCGCCGAGCCCGCGCTCAACCACATGTTCGGGCTCTACAAGGAGTCCGTCGTCTGGAAGGACATCGAAAACACCGTCCCAGAGGGCTACAACACCGAGTTCTACCAGTCGTTCTTCCGTCCCTTCGCCGGATCCGGTCCGGTCGACTGGCAGACCCTGGTCGATCTCGGGATCTTCATCGTCGGGTCACCGAGCACCGTCCGCGACACGCTGCTGAAGCAGGCGCACGAGATCGGGTCCTCGAACCTCCTGATGTGGGGCTCGTTCGGGATCTTGACGAAAGAACAGACGCTCACCTCTTACGAACTGATCGGGCGCGAAGTCATTCCCGCCCTGCGTGAGGAGACCATCGAATGA